From a region of the Panthera uncia isolate 11264 chromosome B1, Puncia_PCG_1.0, whole genome shotgun sequence genome:
- the LOC125922405 gene encoding LOW QUALITY PROTEIN: uncharacterized protein LOC125922405 (The sequence of the model RefSeq protein was modified relative to this genomic sequence to represent the inferred CDS: inserted 2 bases in 2 codons; deleted 2 bases in 1 codon; substituted 3 bases at 3 genomic stop codons) has protein sequence MSRPKTGHLDQLPYIITWQDLVEDPPSWLKPFLAPIPPEPKPILALQGTKKKSLTQPSAPLYPVLQGGTEEELIFPPPYNSSGMPEEHHPPPPGEADAVPRAGGGNAPVGSPPFTRQRAQKEQSASAANSTILPLRATEPPDAEGNQPHHYWPFATNDLYNWKAQNPKFSEKPAGLIDLLDSVLFTHQPTWDDCQQLLQVLFTTEERERILNEARKLVPGIDGNPTTIQAQIDASFPLTRPQWDFNTAEGKERLQVYRQTLMGGLRMAARKPTNLAKVGNVQQGKDESPAAFLERIMEAIRTYTPMDPEAPEGKAAVIMAFVNQSAIDIRRKLQKIDRLGEKSLQDLLVVAEEVYNNREPPEDKQARAMAAASSKQTRDLARILLAITADFPEERDRSLRQLADDARKGKGTTKGGKQRLQKDQCAYCKEIGHWAQDCPKRAGGKGSKTDRVKVLELDELSNXGSRGLDRLPEPRVTLKVEGTPVDFLVDTGAQHSVLHTPQGKLASKKSWVQGATGMSQXSWTTQRTVDLGTGRVSHSFMVIPECPYPLLGWDLLTKIGXSFRQGGPQVTDQGPPIQVLTMKLEDEYLLHQEALPREDNIDRWLQEFPSVWAETGEMGLAAHRTPVLVELKPGESPVRIKQYPMSQEAWKGIQPHIRRLRSLGVLVPCQSAWNSPLLPVKKPHTNDYRPVQDLREVNKRVADIHPAVPNPYTLLSSLAPSRVWYTVLDLKDAFFSLPLAPQSQPLFAFEWHDPEEGYSGQLTWTRLPQGFKNLPTIFDEALHEDLGEYRKEHPGLTLLQYIDDILIAANTAKDCERGTQDLLATLGALGYRASAKKAQICRERVSYLGYTLEGGQRRLSDARKETVLKIPTPTSRREVREFLGSAGYCRLWVPGFAEIARPLYEATKEGKTFKWTEKEETAFNQLKKALLSAPALGLPDITKPFHLFVDEHKGIAKGVLTQTLGPWNRPVAYLSKKLDPVAAGWPPCRRIIAATALLVKDADKLTLGQEIWITTPHAIEGVLKQPPDRWMSNTHVTHYQSLLLNPPRVRFHPSAALNPATLLPDPDLGAPLHDCAGILEQVHGFQTDLTDRPLPNAEATWFTDGSSFVRDGHRYAGAVVVTKTDTVWAEALPSGTSAQRAELIALTKALMLGAGKQLNIYTDSRYAFATAHMHEAIYQERGLLTAEGRTIKNKQEILNLLTAYXLPAKLAIIHCQGHQKADNPVARGNRKADQAAKAVALTSVPTMTIQLPDLGDPVLPDQPKYSQEELQRIKKLPMAQEINGWWYIPNKELMLPDRLRVSILEHMHRSTHMGAXKLKDLIQHAGIKIHQQDTKIEQVVSASKTCQLTNARATSNKKGTRLRGTRPGAQWEVDFTEVKPGKYGYKYLLVFTDTFSGWVEAYPTKHETAQTVAKKLLEDILPRYGFPAMVGSDNGPAFISQVTQAVAKAVGENWKLYCAHRPQSSGQVERMNRTLKETLTKLTTETGGDWVTLLPYALYRVRNTPYTLGFTPYEIMFGRPPPVIPSLRAELITEFKDQELFLSLRGLQRAHEDIWPRLRAIYEAGPTPTPYQYRPGDWVYVKRHHRETLEPR, from the exons GCAGACGCTGTTCCGAGAGCGGGAGGCGGAAAcgctccagtgggaagcccgccctttaccagacaaagggctcagaagGAGCAATCAGCCTCCGCCGCCAactccactattctgcccctgcgAGCCACCGAACCCCCAGATgcggaggggaatcagccccatcactattggcctttcgccactaatgacctctacaattggaaagctcagaatcctaagttttccgagaaaccggcagggcttattgatttattagactctgttctttttacccatcagcccacgtgggacgattgccagcagcttttgcaggtcctgttcacgactgaagaaagagaaagaatcctcaatgagGCCCGAAAACTAGTTCCGGGCATAGACGGTAATCCCACCACCAtccaggctcagatagatgcctccttccccttaactcggccccagtgggatttcaacacggcagaaggtaaggagaggctccaggtctaccgccagactctaatggggggtctccgaatggctgctagaaagccaaccaatttggccaaggtaggaaatgtacaacagggaaaagatgaatctccagctgcctttttagaacggatcatggaggcaatccgtacctatacccccatggatccagaggctccggaaggcaaggcagctgttatcatggcctttgtaaaccaatcagccatagacattaggagaaaattacagaaaatagatagactaggagaaaaaagtctgcaggacttactggtggtagccgaagaggtatataataaccgggagcctcctgaggacaagcaggctcgcgccatggcggctgccagcagtaagcagactcgagacctggccagaatactactagctatCACTGCTGACTTCCCCGAGGAACGAGACCGCTCTCTCCGGCAGCTGGCAGACGacgcaagaaaaggtaaaggaaccaccaaaggggggaagcagaggctgcagaaggatcagtgcgcatactgcaaggagatagggcattgggcccAAGATTGTCCAAAAAGGGCtggcgggaagggaagcaagactgatcgagtaaaagtcctagagctagatgaactaagtAATTAGGGGAGTCGGGGTTTGGACCGTCTCCccgaacccagggtaactcttaaagtggaggggacccctgttgacttccttgtcgacaccggagcacaacattcggtcctccacaccccacaaggaaaactagccagcaagaagtcctgggtacaaggggcaactggtatgagccagtagTCATGGACTACCCAaagaacagtagatttgggaacgggccgggtatcccactcctttatggtaataccagaatgcccctacccgctgCTAGGAtgggacttactgaccaagattg gctctttcagacaaggggggcctcaggtcaccgat caagggccacccatccaggtcctgaccatgaaactggaggatgaataccttctccaccaggaggcgctcccgagagaggataatatagacagatggctacaagaattcccctctgtttgggcagagacaggggaaaTGGGACTAGCCGCTCACAGGACCccagtcctggtagagctcaagccaggagagagtccggtaaggatcaaacaataccccatgtctcaggaggcctggaaggggatccagccacacatccggagactacgaagcctaggggtactagttccttgccagtctgcctggaacTCCCCCCTACTgccggtcaaaaagcctcacacaaatgactaccgaccggtacaagacctccgggaagtaaataagagggtcgcGGACATACACCCAgctgttcccaacccatatactctcttgagctccttggcgccctccagggtctggtatactgtactagatttaaaggacgccttcttcagtctgccgctggcaccccagagccaacccttgttcgccttcgagtggcatgatccggaggagggctacagtgggcaactcacctggacacggctacctcagggattcaaaaatttacccaccatcttcgacgaggcactacatgaggacctgggtgagtacagaaaggagcaccctggcctcacccttctACAGTACatagatgacatcctgattgctgccaacacggccaaagactgtgagcgagggacccaggacctgctggctaccctgggggccttagggtaccgggcatccgcgaagaaggctcagatatgcagggagagggtaagttacctgggatataccctggagggcggacagcggcggttatcagatgccagaaaagaaactgtcctaaagattcctactcccacctcccgaagagaagtgagggaattcctaggatcagccggctactgccgcctctgggttccaggttttgctgagatcgccaggcccctatatgaagctaccaaagaggggaaaacatttaaatggactgaaaaagaagaaactgcctttaatcagttaaaaaaggccctcctaagtgccccagccctgggcctaccagacattacgaagcccttccacctctttgtagatgaacataagggaatagcaaaaggggttctaactcaaaccttaggcccctggaaccgcccagtggcttacctgtccaagaaactagacccagtggctgccggCTGGCCGCCATGCCGAAGAATTATTGCGGCAACAGCACTCCTAGTTAAGGACgcagacaaactgaccctaggacaggagatctggatcacaaccccacacgccattgaaggggtcctgaaacagcctcctgatAGATGGATGAGCAACACACATGtgactcattaccagagcctcctactcaaccctccacgagtgcggttccaccccagtgcagccctcaatcctgcaaccctgctgcccgaccctgacctaggtgctccactacatgactgtgcGGGAATTCTGGAACAAGTACATGGATTCCAGACGGACCTGACCGACCGGCCCCTCCCCAATgccgaggctacttggttcactgatggcagcagctttgtgcgagACGGACACAGGTATGCAGGTGCAGTGGTGGTCACCAAAACGGACACCGTATGGGCAGAGGCTCTACCCTCTGGAACGTCAGCCCAGCGAGCAGAGCTCATAGCCCTCACCAAGGCGCTGATGCTGGGAGCTGGAAAACAGCTTAACATCTACACAGACAGCCGTTATGCATTTGCCACAGCTCATATGCATGAGGCAATTTATCAGGAGAGGGGGTTACTGACGGCAGAAGGacggactataaaaaataagcaggagatacTTAACCTGCTTACGGCCT GGCTTCCTGCCAAGCTAGCCattatccactgccaagggcaccaaaaagctgataacccagtagctagaggtaatcgaaaggctgaccaggcagccaaggcagtagcccttacttcagtccccaccatgaccatacaACTACCGGACCTgggagacccagttttaccagaccagcccaaatactcccaggaggagttacagcggatcaagaaactccccatggcccaggagataaatGGATGGTGGTATATACCTAACAAGGAGCTCATGCTGCCAGACCGGCTCAGAGTCTCAATATTAGAGCACATGCATCggtctactcacatgggggcctgaaaattaaaagacttaatccaACATGCcggaatcaagattcaccaacaggacaccaaaatagagcaagttgtatctgcctccaagacctgccaactcaccaacgcgagagccacatcaaataaaaaaggaaccaggctcagaggcaccagaccaggagcccaatgggaagtcgacttcactgaagtcaaaccaggaaagtatggttataaatatcttttagtatttacagacaccttctctggctgggtggaggcatacccaaccaagcatgaaacggctcagacggtggctaagaagctactagaagacatcttacccaggtatggttttcctgccatggtaggatcagacaatggaccagcttttatctcgcaggtaacacaggcagtagccaaggcggtgggggAAAACTGGAAATTATATTGTGCTcataggccccagagctcaggacaggtagaaagaatgaatagaaccctaaaagagacccttaccaaattaaccacggagactggcggggactgggtgactctcctaccgtacgccctttaccgggttagaaacactccttacactctgggttttactccctacgagatcatgtttggcaggccaccccctgttaTTCCCAGCCTTCGAGCTGAACTTATTactgagtttaaagatcaagaactttttctttccttgagagggctccagagggcgcACGAGGACATTTGGCCACGCCTCCGTGCCATCTACGAGGCTGGCCCGACCCCGACACCTTATCAGTACAGGCCGGGAGACTGGGTCTATGTCAAGAGGCACCACCGAGAGACTCTCGAGCCGCGGTGA